The following proteins come from a genomic window of Acinetobacter sp. SAAs474:
- a CDS encoding YfhL family 4Fe-4S dicluster ferredoxin encodes MALLITDQCINCDMCLPECPNDAIYEGEKIYQIDIERCTECVGFYDHQTCVSVCPIDCIITHPCHKENQQQLIEKFHRLNLFQQSC; translated from the coding sequence ATGGCTTTACTGATTACAGATCAATGTATTAATTGTGATATGTGCTTACCTGAATGCCCAAATGATGCCATTTATGAAGGTGAAAAAATTTATCAAATTGATATTGAGCGCTGTACGGAATGTGTTGGTTTTTATGATCATCAAACCTGTGTTTCCGTATGTCCGATTGATTGTATTATTACGCATCCTTGTCATAAGGAAAATCAACAACAACTTATCGAAAAATTTCATCGTTTAAATCTGTTTCAGCAATCATGCTGA
- the ahpF gene encoding alkyl hydroperoxide reductase subunit F, with protein MLDQNTTQQLKVLLERLEGPIELVATLNDSEKSDKIKELVTEIAALSDQVSARFDGDNARVPSFGIAKAGQQPRVFFAGLPMGHEFTSLILALLQTSGYAPKVSDEMLNSIKNLNLTADFEVFVSLSCHNCPDVVQALNLIAIYNPHTTATMIDGAFFQDEVEARKIMAVPMVFQNNQHIGQGRMTLEEIVAKLDQNSAAKEAAKINAKDAFDVLVIGGGPAGNTAAIYAARKGIRTGIVAERMGGQVMDTMDIENFTSIQKTQGPKFAAEMEAHVREYGVDIINLQRVTQLKGADQTADGLVEIQLDSGAQLKSKTVILSTGARWREMNVPGEAEYRTRGVAYCPHCDGPLFKGKRVAVIGGGNSGVEAAIDLAGIVEHVTLIEFDTKLRADQILQDKLNSLSNTTVIKNALSTEVVGDGSQVTALKYQDRATNEIKTLQLAGIFVQIGLLPNTDFLKGSEVALSNRGEIIINERNETNVKGVFAAGDCTTVPYKQIIIASGEGAKASLSAFDYMIRSGQ; from the coding sequence ATGTTAGATCAAAATACAACACAGCAATTAAAAGTACTACTTGAACGTCTAGAAGGGCCAATTGAGTTGGTTGCAACTTTAAATGACTCCGAAAAGTCAGATAAAATTAAAGAATTAGTGACTGAAATTGCAGCATTATCAGATCAAGTTAGTGCTCGTTTTGATGGTGATAATGCGCGTGTACCAAGCTTTGGTATTGCCAAAGCAGGTCAGCAACCACGTGTATTTTTTGCTGGTTTGCCGATGGGGCATGAATTCACTTCCTTAATTTTAGCCTTATTACAAACTTCTGGTTATGCACCAAAGGTTTCTGATGAGATGCTGAATAGTATTAAAAATTTAAACTTAACTGCAGATTTTGAAGTATTTGTCTCACTTAGCTGTCATAACTGTCCCGATGTGGTTCAGGCACTGAATTTAATTGCGATTTATAATCCACACACGACGGCAACCATGATTGATGGTGCATTTTTCCAAGATGAAGTTGAAGCACGTAAAATCATGGCCGTACCGATGGTGTTCCAAAATAATCAACATATCGGTCAGGGTCGTATGACACTGGAAGAAATTGTTGCCAAACTTGATCAAAATTCGGCAGCAAAAGAGGCGGCTAAAATTAATGCCAAAGATGCCTTTGATGTCTTAGTGATTGGTGGTGGACCTGCTGGAAATACCGCTGCAATTTATGCAGCACGTAAAGGGATTCGTACTGGTATTGTCGCTGAACGTATGGGAGGTCAAGTGATGGATACCATGGATATTGAAAACTTTACCTCAATACAAAAAACACAAGGGCCTAAATTTGCTGCTGAAATGGAAGCACATGTTCGTGAATATGGTGTTGATATCATTAATTTACAACGTGTTACACAGCTAAAAGGTGCTGATCAGACAGCCGATGGTTTGGTTGAAATCCAGTTAGACAGTGGCGCACAACTAAAATCAAAAACAGTAATTTTATCTACCGGTGCACGCTGGAGAGAAATGAATGTTCCTGGTGAGGCGGAATACCGTACTCGTGGTGTTGCATACTGCCCGCATTGTGATGGACCGTTATTTAAAGGTAAACGTGTTGCAGTAATTGGTGGTGGTAACTCTGGAGTTGAAGCAGCGATTGATCTTGCGGGGATTGTAGAACATGTGACATTGATTGAATTTGATACCAAATTACGTGCAGATCAAATTTTACAAGATAAGTTAAACAGTTTAAGCAATACAACCGTCATTAAAAATGCCTTATCAACAGAGGTGGTCGGTGATGGCAGTCAAGTCACTGCTTTAAAATATCAAGACCGTGCTACCAATGAAATCAAAACATTACAACTTGCTGGGATCTTTGTACAAATTGGTTTATTGCCAAATACAGATTTTCTGAAAGGCAGTGAGGTTGCACTTTCCAATCGCGGCGAAATCATAATTAATGAACGCAATGAAACCAATGTAAAAGGTGTATTTGCAGCAGGTGACTGCACCACTGTTCCATATAAGCAGATTATTATTGCTTCTGGTGAAGGTGCTAAGGCGTCATTATCTGCTTTTGATTATATGATTCGTTCTGGACAGTAG
- the epmA gene encoding EF-P lysine aminoacylase EpmA codes for MNLAHYQPTCDLKTMRARAQMYTQIRQFFAERDVLEVETPVLSQAGVTDMHLASIAAYRHVAGKAQTHYLQTSPEFAMKRLLASGSGPIYQICKVFRDDEHGRKHNSEFSMLEWYRPEMSLKALMLEVTDLLNVTLKHRFVEVRPMVLSYKHAFMDRLDLNPLQATLPQLKECCQRVGLDLDLADDRLGYIDLLFSHFVEPSLGFDTPVFLTDFPAELASLAKTRQDDDGEWVAARFELYIEGLELANAYDELIDADILRGRFEADNLQRKKSGLTVMPVDEYLLAALSHMPQCSGIALGLDRLLMVATQQLSLQQVITFPAEIS; via the coding sequence ATGAATTTAGCGCATTATCAACCTACTTGTGATTTAAAGACGATGCGTGCACGTGCCCAGATGTATACCCAGATACGTCAGTTTTTTGCTGAGCGAGATGTACTGGAGGTTGAAACACCTGTTTTATCACAGGCGGGTGTAACAGATATGCACTTGGCTTCAATCGCTGCTTATCGACATGTAGCAGGAAAAGCACAGACGCATTATTTGCAGACGTCACCTGAATTTGCTATGAAACGATTATTGGCCAGTGGCAGTGGACCGATTTATCAGATTTGCAAAGTGTTCAGAGATGATGAGCATGGGCGTAAGCACAATAGCGAATTTAGCATGCTGGAATGGTATAGACCTGAAATGAGTCTAAAAGCATTAATGCTTGAAGTGACAGATTTATTAAATGTGACTTTAAAACATCGTTTTGTTGAAGTTCGTCCGATGGTATTGAGTTATAAACATGCTTTTATGGATCGTTTAGATTTAAATCCGTTACAAGCAACACTACCGCAGCTTAAAGAGTGTTGTCAGCGAGTCGGTTTGGACCTTGATTTGGCAGATGACCGTTTAGGATATATTGATTTATTATTTTCTCATTTTGTTGAACCTAGTTTGGGGTTTGATACGCCTGTATTTTTGACTGATTTTCCTGCTGAATTAGCCTCTTTGGCTAAAACACGACAAGATGATGATGGGGAATGGGTTGCAGCGCGTTTTGAACTGTATATTGAAGGTTTAGAATTGGCCAATGCTTATGATGAATTAATCGATGCAGATATATTGCGTGGACGTTTTGAAGCAGATAATTTACAGCGTAAAAAATCCGGTTTAACGGTGATGCCAGTAGATGAGTATTTACTGGCAGCTTTATCTCATATGCCGCAATGTTCGGGTATTGCATTGGGGTTGGATCGTTTATTGATGGTGGCCACGCAACAATTAAGCTTGCAGCAAGTCATTACTTTTCCTGCCGAGATTTCATGA
- the yegQ gene encoding tRNA 5-hydroxyuridine modification protein YegQ, which translates to MSITHITELLSPAGSLKNMRYAFAYGADAVYAGQPRYSLRVRNNAFDHDNLAIGIQEAHQLGKKFYVVVNIQPHNSKLKNFIRDLTPIIAMQPDALIMSDPGLIMLVRENFPEIAIHLSVQANAVNWATVKFWKNMGLTRVILSRELSIDEIEEIKNHVPDMEIEVFVHGALCMAYSGRCLLSGYMNKRDANQGACTNACRWQYKIHPAHENETGDVIATEFIEETSCCQKQDHDQQHAIAQHQFKEPVLLQRDDEDMFAAEEDQHGTYFMNSKDLRAVQHVDRLIKIGIHSLKIEGRTKSYFYCARTAQIYRKAIDDAQHGKAFDPALMTQLEGLANRGYTEGFLRRHVHSEYQNYQTGSSRFDHQQFCGEVLQRHGDYMRIDVKNRFVVGDSLELMTTSGNITFNLTEIKNQKGQAITEAKGSGHIVDIPIPADVNMRYALLIRNLPTSSTDITAAALAYQAT; encoded by the coding sequence ATGAGCATTACTCACATTACAGAGCTACTTTCACCAGCAGGTTCACTAAAAAATATGCGCTATGCGTTTGCCTATGGTGCAGATGCTGTTTATGCTGGTCAACCACGTTATAGTTTACGCGTTCGCAACAATGCCTTTGACCACGATAATTTAGCAATTGGTATTCAAGAAGCACATCAGCTTGGTAAAAAGTTTTATGTCGTGGTGAATATTCAACCACACAACTCTAAACTTAAAAATTTTATTCGCGATTTAACTCCGATTATTGCCATGCAACCTGATGCACTGATTATGTCAGATCCGGGCTTAATTATGCTGGTCCGTGAAAATTTTCCAGAGATTGCTATACATTTATCCGTTCAAGCCAATGCAGTCAATTGGGCAACGGTTAAATTTTGGAAAAATATGGGACTAACACGTGTGATTTTATCACGCGAATTATCAATTGATGAAATTGAAGAAATTAAAAATCATGTTCCCGATATGGAAATTGAGGTGTTTGTACATGGTGCACTATGTATGGCATATTCCGGTCGTTGCCTACTTTCTGGCTATATGAACAAACGTGATGCCAATCAAGGTGCATGTACCAATGCCTGCCGCTGGCAATATAAAATTCATCCAGCACATGAAAATGAAACTGGTGATGTTATTGCCACTGAATTTATAGAGGAAACATCATGCTGCCAAAAACAGGATCATGATCAACAACATGCTATAGCACAACATCAATTTAAAGAGCCAGTATTACTTCAGCGTGATGACGAGGATATGTTTGCTGCCGAAGAAGATCAGCACGGCACCTATTTTATGAACTCAAAAGATCTCCGTGCCGTACAACATGTAGATCGTTTAATTAAAATTGGCATACATTCACTCAAAATCGAAGGACGTACCAAGTCTTATTTTTATTGTGCACGTACTGCACAAATTTATCGTAAAGCTATTGATGATGCTCAGCATGGTAAAGCATTTGATCCAGCATTGATGACACAACTAGAGGGTCTAGCCAATCGTGGTTATACCGAAGGTTTTTTACGTCGTCATGTACACAGTGAATATCAAAACTATCAAACAGGCTCTTCGCGTTTTGATCATCAACAATTTTGTGGTGAAGTTTTACAACGTCACGGTGACTATATGAGAATCGATGTCAAGAATCGTTTTGTGGTCGGTGACTCATTAGAATTGATGACAACTTCAGGCAATATCACCTTTAACTTAACCGAAATTAAAAACCAAAAGGGACAAGCAATAACAGAAGCCAAAGGCTCTGGACATATCGTTGATATTCCAATACCTGCAGATGTCAATATGCGTTATGCCTTATTAATTCGTAATTTACCCACATCATCTACAGATATTACGGCAGCAGCACTGGCCTATCAAGCCACTTAA
- the gadC gene encoding glutamate:gamma-aminobutyrate antiporter → MESTIKSPAPKQLTLLGFFAITASMVMAVYEYPTFATSGFSLVFFLLLGGILWFIPVALCAAEMATVEGWEEGGIFAWVSNTLGERWGFAAISFGYLQIAVGFIPMLYFVLGALSYILNWPELNTDPIVKTVAALAILWVLALTQFAGTKYTALIAKIGFFAGILLPAVILVVLAISYLVSGAPLAIEISSATFFPDFTQIGTLVVFVAFILSYMGVEASATHVNEMKNPGKDYPLAMLLLMIVAICLSSIGGLSVAAVIPQNEINLSAGVVETFHQLIIHFNPTLDWAVRIIAALLLLGVLAEIAAWIVGPSRGMYVAAQKGILPQSFAKVNKNGVPVTLVISQLLITTIGIVVLTNTGGGGNMSFLIALALTVVIYLCSYFMLFLGYIHLIRKQPEKKRVFNIPGGKTFKIMVAVSGLIISIIAFIVSFFPPSSLASTAQDDIYVTLLVVCFMIIFLLPFIIYALHNKQGKTTNASLTHIKMHNAPEGHFFIHPRARPTHHLTIEDEKNIEDPK, encoded by the coding sequence ATGGAAAGTACAATAAAAAGTCCAGCGCCCAAACAGCTTACATTACTCGGTTTTTTTGCCATTACTGCCTCAATGGTCATGGCTGTTTATGAATATCCTACCTTTGCAACCTCAGGTTTTAGTCTAGTCTTTTTCTTATTATTGGGTGGTATTCTGTGGTTTATTCCAGTGGCCTTATGTGCTGCAGAAATGGCGACAGTTGAAGGTTGGGAAGAAGGTGGAATTTTTGCTTGGGTATCAAATACATTAGGAGAGCGATGGGGATTTGCAGCAATTTCTTTTGGTTACTTGCAAATTGCTGTGGGCTTTATTCCGATGTTATATTTTGTGTTAGGTGCTTTATCCTATATTCTCAATTGGCCAGAGTTAAATACCGATCCTATTGTTAAAACGGTTGCAGCCTTAGCGATTCTATGGGTTTTGGCATTAACACAATTTGCAGGAACTAAATATACGGCTTTAATTGCCAAGATTGGTTTTTTTGCAGGTATTTTACTACCCGCTGTTATTTTGGTTGTTTTAGCGATTAGTTATTTGGTGAGTGGTGCACCACTGGCGATTGAAATAAGTAGTGCGACTTTTTTTCCTGATTTTACCCAAATTGGCACATTGGTTGTTTTTGTCGCTTTTATTTTAAGTTATATGGGCGTTGAAGCATCAGCAACACATGTCAATGAAATGAAAAACCCTGGTAAAGATTATCCTTTGGCGATGTTACTACTGATGATTGTGGCTATTTGTCTTAGCTCAATAGGAGGACTATCTGTTGCAGCCGTCATTCCACAAAATGAAATTAATCTATCCGCAGGAGTAGTTGAAACTTTTCATCAGTTGATTATTCACTTTAATCCTACATTGGATTGGGCTGTGCGTATTATTGCTGCATTACTGTTACTGGGTGTATTGGCAGAAATTGCGGCCTGGATTGTTGGTCCATCTCGAGGGATGTATGTTGCTGCACAAAAAGGAATCTTGCCGCAAAGCTTTGCCAAGGTCAATAAAAATGGCGTACCCGTTACATTGGTGATATCTCAATTATTGATTACCACTATTGGTATTGTCGTATTGACAAATACAGGCGGTGGAGGGAATATGTCTTTCCTGATCGCACTGGCATTGACGGTTGTTATTTATTTATGTAGCTATTTTATGTTGTTTTTAGGCTATATTCATTTGATTCGTAAACAACCTGAAAAAAAACGTGTCTTTAATATTCCTGGCGGTAAGACCTTTAAAATTATGGTCGCAGTATCGGGTTTGATCATTTCAATCATTGCATTTATTGTGTCTTTTTTTCCACCAAGTTCATTGGCGAGTACAGCACAGGATGACATTTATGTAACCTTGTTGGTGGTCTGTTTTATGATCATTTTTTTACTGCCTTTTATTATTTATGCGTTACACAATAAACAAGGTAAAACCACCAATGCATCTTTAACACATATTAAAATGCACAATGCACCCGAGGGACACTTTTTTATTCATCCACGAGCACGTCCAACCCATCACTTAACCATTGAGGATGAAAAAAACATAGAGGATCCCAAATAG
- a CDS encoding rRNA large subunit pseudouridine synthase E, with protein MKIVILNKPYGVLSQFRPDEKHQTMADFVNDKDLRLAGRLDMDSEGLVFLTDHGGLNQYITNPANKKFKTYLVQIEGDVTEEALAQLRQGVELKDGMTLPARAEKVTEPEWLWERTPPVRFRASIPTSWIEISICEGRNRQVRRMTSAVGYPTLRLIRTRIGNIDLINMQLQPGETKEIEPLLYPDFQNIPAEEPYRSRSYVKKPGGTGGKPMVRKNKDGSVKKSGTKRIWQMDDSEKPRRKTNGTTRPNTKTPRGRGRNAR; from the coding sequence GTGAAAATAGTTATTCTCAATAAACCTTATGGCGTACTCTCCCAGTTTCGTCCGGATGAAAAACATCAAACCATGGCAGATTTCGTCAATGATAAAGACTTACGCCTTGCTGGTCGCCTAGATATGGATTCCGAGGGTTTGGTATTTTTAACCGACCACGGTGGCTTAAATCAATATATCACCAATCCTGCCAATAAAAAATTTAAAACATATTTAGTACAAATCGAAGGCGATGTCACAGAAGAAGCCTTGGCGCAATTACGTCAAGGTGTTGAGTTAAAAGATGGTATGACGCTACCTGCGCGTGCCGAAAAAGTGACTGAACCTGAATGGTTATGGGAGCGTACGCCACCTGTCCGTTTTCGTGCATCGATCCCAACATCTTGGATTGAGATTTCAATTTGTGAGGGACGTAACCGTCAAGTTCGTCGTATGACATCAGCGGTAGGTTATCCAACACTACGTTTAATTCGTACGAGAATTGGCAATATCGATTTAATTAATATGCAATTACAACCTGGTGAAACCAAAGAAATTGAACCTTTGCTCTATCCAGACTTCCAGAATATCCCTGCTGAAGAACCATATCGTTCACGCTCTTATGTTAAAAAACCAGGGGGTACTGGCGGTAAACCAATGGTTCGTAAAAATAAAGATGGTTCAGTGAAAAAATCGGGTACCAAACGTATTTGGCAAATGGATGATAGTGAAAAACCACGTCGCAAAACCAATGGTACGACACGCCCCAATACAAAAACACCACGTGGCCGTGGTCGAAATGCACGATAA
- a CDS encoding 4-phosphoerythronate dehydrogenase, producing the protein MKIIADENLAFTEYFFSDFGEISQHAGRTLSHQDVQDADVLLIRSVTQVDADLINNSSLKFIGSATIGTDHLDQQAIEQQHIAWSNAAGCNAQAVAEYVISALLHLKPDLLDLEQQFTLGIVGLGNVGSRLATMAMLLGWKVIAYDPFVQSSDVVQVSFTELLKTADAISIHVPLTQTGRFPTYHLFNTDTFAQMPAQTMLINSARGAVVEEMALMADIDQTQRQVVLDVFEHEPEISLDLLNRLSLATPHIAGYSLEGKARGTQMIYEAFCRVFSYTADKQFTRQLPLCEPYFQHSDLKQSLKQYLSEIYDIARDDQQLRACVKDGKVDAKAFDYLRKTYPLRREWAAYGGPQA; encoded by the coding sequence ATGAAAATTATTGCAGACGAAAATTTAGCATTTACAGAATACTTTTTTTCTGATTTTGGTGAAATCTCTCAACATGCTGGGCGTACGCTAAGCCATCAAGATGTACAAGATGCAGATGTATTGTTGATACGTTCTGTGACTCAAGTTGATGCAGATTTAATTAATAATTCATCTTTAAAATTTATTGGTAGCGCCACGATTGGAACAGATCATTTAGATCAACAGGCGATCGAGCAACAACATATTGCATGGTCTAATGCGGCGGGTTGTAATGCTCAGGCGGTAGCAGAATATGTAATTAGCGCACTTTTACATCTAAAACCTGATTTACTTGATTTAGAGCAGCAGTTTACGTTAGGTATTGTTGGATTAGGCAATGTCGGTTCTCGTTTAGCCACCATGGCAATGTTGTTAGGTTGGAAAGTGATTGCTTATGATCCATTTGTACAATCTTCAGATGTTGTACAAGTGTCATTTACAGAACTGTTAAAGACTGCGGACGCGATTTCGATACATGTTCCTCTAACTCAAACCGGTCGTTTCCCAACCTATCATTTATTTAACACCGATACTTTTGCCCAGATGCCAGCACAGACCATGCTGATTAATTCTGCACGTGGTGCGGTGGTTGAAGAAATGGCACTGATGGCAGATATCGATCAGACACAACGTCAAGTCGTATTGGATGTATTTGAACATGAACCTGAAATTTCACTAGATTTGTTAAATCGACTTAGTCTCGCTACCCCACATATTGCGGGGTATAGTTTGGAAGGCAAGGCTCGTGGTACACAAATGATTTATGAAGCATTTTGTCGAGTCTTTTCTTATACAGCGGATAAACAGTTTACGCGTCAATTGCCATTATGCGAACCCTATTTTCAGCATAGTGACCTCAAGCAAAGTTTAAAACAGTATTTGTCAGAAATTTATGATATTGCTCGGGACGATCAGCAGCTACGTGCATGTGTAAAAGATGGAAAAGTCGATGCAAAAGCATTTGATTATTTACGTAAAACTTATCCATTACGTCGTGAGTGGGCTGCATATGGAGGGCCTCAAGCATGA
- a CDS encoding aspartate carbamoyltransferase catalytic subunit has translation MHLAALHSPSQIQLNQYGNLKHFLTIEGLSKEVLIKILDTAASFFNDQNQLMTNNLLEGRTVMNLFFENSTRTRTTFEAAAKRLSANVLNIDIARSSTSKGETLRDTLWNLEAMATDIFVVRHSSSGAAHFIAKDVCPHVAIINAGDGRHAHPTQAMLDMLTIRRTTQKDFAEMSIAIIGDIKHSRVARSDVAALQTLGCQDIRIIAPNTLLPYGFDDYGDGIRLFNNMNEGIQDCDVIITLRIQNERIDSPALSSQAEFYKMYGLNQERLALAKPDCIVMHPGPMNRGVEIDSSIADGPQSVILQQVTNGIAVRMAVLALSMQGQLQEQGLLEAMMV, from the coding sequence ATGCATTTGGCGGCATTACACTCTCCGAGCCAGATTCAACTTAATCAATACGGAAACCTAAAGCATTTTTTGACTATTGAAGGTCTATCTAAAGAAGTTCTTATAAAAATATTGGACACTGCGGCGTCCTTTTTTAATGACCAAAATCAGCTGATGACCAATAATTTACTCGAAGGTCGTACGGTCATGAATTTATTTTTTGAAAATTCTACCCGTACTCGAACAACTTTTGAAGCAGCTGCAAAACGTCTTTCTGCCAATGTACTTAATATCGATATTGCACGTTCAAGTACCTCAAAAGGTGAAACCTTAAGAGATACCTTATGGAATCTTGAAGCAATGGCAACAGATATTTTTGTGGTTCGTCATTCTTCATCTGGTGCGGCCCATTTTATTGCCAAGGATGTTTGTCCGCATGTCGCGATTATTAATGCTGGTGACGGACGACATGCACATCCAACACAAGCCATGTTAGATATGTTGACGATTCGTCGGACCACACAAAAAGATTTTGCCGAGATGTCGATTGCGATTATCGGTGATATTAAACATTCACGTGTTGCCCGTTCAGATGTTGCTGCACTACAGACCTTGGGATGTCAGGATATTCGTATTATTGCACCCAATACATTATTACCGTATGGTTTTGATGACTATGGTGATGGCATTCGTTTATTTAATAATATGAATGAAGGCATTCAAGATTGCGATGTGATTATAACCTTACGAATTCAAAATGAACGTATTGATTCACCCGCATTATCTTCTCAAGCTGAATTCTATAAAATGTATGGCTTAAATCAAGAACGTTTAGCATTGGCTAAACCCGACTGTATTGTGATGCATCCTGGTCCAATGAATCGAGGCGTAGAGATTGATTCCAGTATTGCAGATGGCCCGCAATCTGTCATTTTGCAACAAGTGACTAATGGTATTGCAGTACGTATGGCAGTATTGGCTTTATCGATGCAAGGTCAATTGCAAGAGCAGGGTTTATTAGAAGCGATGATGGTTTAA
- a CDS encoding glutamate decarboxylase, producing MSKTTLNSDYSILDDIYSSSDLSHTLAKTKFPTKEANPRNVFSAIRDELMLDGNSRQNLATFCQTWVDDEIRQLMDLSIDKNMIDKDEYPQTAEIENRCVHMLADLWNSPDPLNTLGCSTIGSSEAAMLGGLALKWRWRKKRLQQGKSTDKPNLICGPVQICWHKFARYFDVELREIPLEGDRLMMSPEEVLKRVDENTIGVVPTLGVTFTCQYEPVKAVHDALDQLEKDTGLDIPIHVDGASGGFLAPFCAPDIEWDFRLPRVKSINSSGHKFGLAPLGAGWVVWREAQDLPEELIFNVNYLGGDMPTFALNFSRPGGQIIAQYYNFLRLGREGYAKIHNACYTTAEYLAAEIAKLGPFEMIFDGDRQTGIPAVAWKLKQNVNVNYSLYDIADRLRSRGWQVPAYSMPANREDLVIQRILVRHGVSLDLASLLIADFKRTLDYFDKHPVSEPLTEKESGSFKHT from the coding sequence GTGAGTAAAACAACATTAAATTCAGATTATAGTATATTGGATGATATTTATAGTTCATCCGATTTAAGTCACACATTAGCAAAAACTAAATTTCCAACAAAAGAAGCTAATCCAAGAAATGTCTTTAGTGCAATTCGTGATGAATTAATGCTAGATGGTAATTCTAGACAAAATTTAGCCACATTTTGTCAAACTTGGGTAGATGATGAAATTCGTCAACTTATGGATTTATCAATTGATAAAAATATGATTGATAAAGATGAATATCCACAAACTGCAGAAATTGAAAATCGTTGTGTACATATGTTGGCAGATTTATGGAATTCTCCCGATCCGCTAAATACATTAGGCTGTTCGACGATTGGTTCTTCAGAGGCTGCCATGTTGGGTGGTCTGGCACTGAAATGGAGATGGCGTAAAAAGCGTTTGCAACAAGGAAAATCAACCGATAAACCTAATCTAATTTGTGGTCCAGTACAAATTTGTTGGCATAAATTTGCCCGTTATTTTGATGTGGAGTTAAGGGAAATTCCTTTAGAGGGCGATCGTTTAATGATGAGCCCTGAAGAAGTTCTTAAACGTGTTGATGAAAATACGATTGGCGTTGTACCGACTCTAGGGGTAACATTTACCTGTCAATATGAACCGGTAAAAGCAGTGCATGATGCTTTAGATCAATTGGAAAAGGATACAGGTCTTGATATCCCGATTCATGTTGATGGTGCCAGTGGTGGGTTTTTAGCACCGTTTTGTGCACCTGATATTGAATGGGATTTTCGTTTACCGCGTGTAAAATCGATCAACTCATCTGGCCATAAATTTGGTTTAGCCCCTTTAGGTGCCGGTTGGGTGGTTTGGAGAGAGGCCCAAGATCTTCCTGAAGAATTAATTTTTAATGTAAATTATCTGGGAGGGGATATGCCTACATTTGCATTAAACTTTTCACGCCCAGGTGGACAGATTATTGCACAGTATTATAATTTCTTACGTCTTGGACGTGAAGGTTATGCAAAAATTCATAATGCATGCTACACAACAGCAGAATATCTTGCCGCGGAAATTGCCAAACTTGGTCCTTTTGAGATGATTTTTGATGGTGATCGTCAAACAGGAATTCCAGCAGTCGCATGGAAGTTAAAACAAAATGTGAATGTCAATTATAGTTTATATGATATCGCAGATCGACTACGTAGTCGTGGTTGGCAGGTTCCGGCTTATTCTATGCCAGCAAACCGTGAAGATTTAGTTATACAACGTATTTTAGTCCGTCATGGTGTGAGTTTGGATTTAGCATCATTATTAATTGCTGATTTTAAGCGCACTTTAGATTATTTTGATAAACATCCTGTAAGTGAACCATTGACTGAAAAAGAATCAGGTTCTTTTAAGCATACATAA